A window from Athalia rosae chromosome 5, iyAthRosa1.1, whole genome shotgun sequence encodes these proteins:
- the LOC105690187 gene encoding polyamine-transporting ATPase 13A3 isoform X4, whose translation MDIMDGTRGNGLLHLKNGVDYINAGEEDQMEIYGYKRNPSWTAITWILIVCTAGLLRLVFHWVPHLMLLATHTKCSLEEAETVLLVERFQGKHTSYYVKKLITVAADEVSRISNDGDMLIGKESFPEDENLSEVEDDKGPLTLSIHLTGGQFKEVKSIVTFSCKKLTYVWDTDRSEFLKLRGLDEGVLTSDLHVMRGLNAQHQFMRRFVYGNNEIVIPVNSILKLFCLEVLNPFYVFQLFSFCLWIADDYYYYAMAILTMSGFGIAMAVIQTRKNQHNLRSTVHSSDVATVIRDRSLGKTESIPTEQLVPGDVLVIPSHGCIMPCDAVLLTGNCILNESMLTGESVPVTKTPVPASSEVLYDTKEHARHTLYCGTKVIQTRYFGTEKVIAVVIRTGFSTSKGELVRSIMYPPPVDFKFEHDSYKFVVLLACIASVGVIYTVISKALRGVAAGHIAVEALDLITIVVPPALPAAMTVGRLVAQSRLQKKQIYCTSPRAINVSGSIDCVCFDKTGTLTEDGLDMWGVVPIVNSTFQQPVKDISTLPLNETLVGMVTCHSITIINNELSGDPLDLKMFESTGWNLEEAAVSDESKFSMIFPTVVRPPKDSKLAHHLNDLTVSPGRQNSINSAMTDNMAETTSNFEETLGESKLDLAEQSMEIGIVREFPFSSSLQRMSVITRTLGANHFDFYCKGSPEMILSLSKPESIPSDFASVLQEYTSEGYRVIALAHKSLNRLSYAKVQRISRESVETDLNFLALVILENRLKPGTSPVIANLNEACIKTVMVTGDNMLTALSVARDCGIVKHHVTVIAVAAITQQNLLKPQIYFTQSTSQHSPTSPIGNDVSEMTDLNSIASLETVENGSTQGNHTANQVNYLSDDLHITSNKYVFSLTGKTWAMIKQYYPELIPKIATRGTIFARMSPDQKQQLVQELQALGYYVAMVGDGANDCGALKAAHTGISLSDTESSVASPFTSREMDISCLISVIREGRAALVTSFGIFKYMAAYSLTQFVSVMLLYQIESNLTDIEFLYIDLFVISVFAFFFGRTEAYDGPLHKTAPLTSLISTSPILSLFMQISIVAVFQYFSLWHLRQQDGFKAFNANALNGEDAEGGDGCTENYTIFVISSMQYIILAIVFSKGRPYRKPLWTNWGLLTSFILMTIFSVYMTLFPFKWLADTFELELPTDVGFRYVLVIYGFANFVLAMFVEYFVVEYIVFGKLRYRWHNVDKSKKRYLAIERDMAADYKWPPISQEPLPEAAPDLLIRQNLTEIKIENITETYPTNDFINSNVPPQANPAFKRFGSAREVTLNPRSLFNDQRTTVSMQTVPNFEDSKEVQYKPNPGMESLHKRRHNSESENGIYPCEKSYRNYNTNPIATLPRNPLPSQQVAPSDEFKTVMVHKSEEKNFRSATQSVLELDVLPS comes from the exons ATGGATATCATGGACG GAACTCGGGGCAATGGCCTCCTCCACCTCAAGAATGGAGTGGACTACATCAACGCCGGCGAAGAGGATCAAATGGAAATTTACGG ATACAAAAGAAATCCATCTTGGACCGCTATTACGTGGATATTGATCGTTTGCACAGCTGGATTATTGCGTTTGGTCTTCCACTGGGTTCCCCATCTGATGCTACTCGCTACGCACACAAAATGCTCGTTAGAAGAAGCGGAAACCGTACTTCTGGTGGAACGATTTCAAGGAAAACACACGAGTTACTACGTCAAGAAATTAATCACCGTCGCCGCGGACGAAGTCTC GAGGATTTCTAACGACGGAGATATGTTAATTGGCAAGGAGTCGTTCCCGGAAGACGAAAATCTCAGCGAAGTGGAAGATGACAAAGGGCCCCTCACTTTATCCATTCATCTTACCGGAGGTCAATTCAAAG aggTCAAATCGATAGTCACGTTTAGCTGCAAGAAACTCACCTACGTCTGGGACACCGACAGATCGGAGTTTCTGAAGTTGAGAGGCTTGGACGAAGGAGTTCTGACCTCAGATTTACATGTAATGCGAGGACTAAATGCACAGCATCAATTCATGCG GCGTTTCGTTTACGGTAACAACGAAATTGTCATCCCAGTTAACAGTATCCTGAAGCTATTTTGTTTGGAAGTTTTGAACCCCTTCTACGTCTTCCAATTGTTCAGCTTCTGTCTCTGGATAGcggatgattattattattacgcaaTGGCGATTCTCACGATGTCTGGTTTCGGTATCGCTATGGCCGTCATTCAAACCAGGAAG AACCAGCACAACTTAAGATCCACCGTTCATTCCTCCGACGTAGCGACGGTGATCCGCGATCGGTCTTTAGGAAAAACGGAGAGCATACCGACGGAGCAATTAGTTCCCGGTGACGTTCTCGTGATTCCTTCCCACGGTTGCATAATGCCATGCGACGCGGTCCTGTTGACGGGAAACTGTATCCTGAACGAATCGATGTTGACCGGTGAATCGGTACCGGTGACAAAAACACCGGTTCCCGCATCGAGCGAGGTTCTTTACGACACCAAAGAACACGCGAGACACACTCTGTATTGCGGAACCAAGGTAATTCAGACGAGGTACTTTGGTACGGAAAAAGTAATCGCCGTTGTGATCAGGACCGGATTCAGTACCAGCAAAGGTGAGCTGGTACGGTCCATAATGTATCCGCCGCCCGTCGACTTCAAGTTTGAACATGATTCCTACAAGTTCGTTGTGCTGTTAGCTTGCATCGCCAGCGTCGGTGTAATTTATACGGTAATTTCGAAAGCACTTCGCGGTGTTGCTGCGGGTCACATAGCGGTCGAAGCGCTCGACTTGATCACAATCGTCGTACCGCCGGCCCTTCCGGCCGCTATGACCGTCGGCAGACTCGTCGCCCAGAGTCGACTTCAGAAGAAACAAATTTACTGCACGAGTCCGAGAGCTATAAATGTCTCGGGTTCCATCGACTGCGTATGTTTTGACAAGACTGGAACGTTGACGGAGGATGGATTGGACATGTGGGGTGTTGTGCCCATAGTGAACAGTACATTTCAACAACCCGTCAAAGACATATCGACCCTTCCGTTGAACGAAACTCTCGTTGGTATGGTCACCTGTCATagtattacaataattaataacgaatTGTCCGGGGATCCCCTGGATCTCAAGATGTTCGAATCGACCGGATGGAACTTGGAGGAAGCGGCCGTCTCCGACGAATCAAAATTCTCGATGATTTTCCCGACCGTCGTCCGACCACCGAAGGATTCTAAGCTGGCGCATCATTTGAACGATCTCACCGTGTCTCCGGGGCGTCAGAATTCGATCAACTCGGCAATGACTGATAATATGGCGGAGACGACGAGCAATTTCGAAGAAACACTCGGCGAGTCGAAATTGGATCTCGCCGAACAGTCGATGGAAATCGGTATAGTCAGGGAGTTTCCATTTTCATCGAGCCTCCAACGAATGAGCGTGATCACCAGGACATTGGGTGCTAATCACTTCGATTTTTACTGCAAAGGAAGCCCCGAGATGATCCTGAGTTTGTCAAAGCCCGAGTCGA TTCCATCGGATTTCGCATCGGTCCTTCAAGAGTACACGTCCGAGGGTTATCGAGTGATAGCTCTGGCGCACAAATCTCTGAACAGGTTGTCGTACGCTAAAGTGCAACGGATAAGCAGAGAATCGGTGGAAacggatttgaattttctggCCCTCGTTATATTGGAGAATCGTTTGAAGCCGGGAACATCGCCAGTCATCGCAAACCTGAACGAAGCGTGCATAAAAACGGTCATGGTCACGGGTGACAACATGTTGACGGCGTTATCCGTTGCCAGAGATTGTGGAATAGTGAAACACCACGTCACCGTTATAGCTGTGGCGGCAATCACGCAGCAAAATCTTCTGAAAcctcaaatttatttcactcaaAGTACGAGCCAACACAGTCCGACGTCGCCGATAGGGAACGATGTGAGCGAAATGACCGATTTGAACAGTATAGCTAGTTTGGAAACCGTAGAGAATGGATCAACGCAGGGCAATCATACCGCGAATCAAGTCAACTACTTGTCCGATGA TTTACACATCACGTCGAACAAGTACGTTTTTTCGTTGACCGGAAAGACCTGGGCAATGATAAAACAATACTATCCGGAATTGATTCCGAAAATTGCCACCCGAGGAACAATTTTCGCCAGAATGTCACCCGATCAGAAACAGCAACTGGTACAAGAACTCCAGGCTCTTGGATATTATGTCG CGATGGTCGGTGACGGGGCAAACGATTGCGGTGCCCTGAAGGCAGCGCACACTGGAATTTCACTGTCGGATACGGAATCATCGGTGGCATCGCCGTTCACGAGTCGAGAAATGGATATATCTTGTCTTATTTCTGTGATCCGAGAGGGTAGAGCGGCTCTAGTTACTTCCTTTGGTATTTTTAAATACATGGCGGCCTATTCCCTGACGCAATTCGTTTCGGTTATGCTGCTTTATCAAATAGAATCAAACCTGACGGATATCGAATTTCTTTACATCGATCTCTTCGTGATATCAGTCTTCGCGTTTTTCTTCGGTAGAACGGAAGCGTACGACGGGCCGTTGCACAAAACCGCGCCGTTAACCAGCCTGATAAGCACATCTCCTATCTTGAGTTTGTTCATGCAAATTTCGATCGTCGCTGTCTTCCAATACTTCAGTCTATGGCATTTGAGACAACAGGATGGGTTCAAGGCATTTAACGCAAATGCATTGAACGGAGAGGACGCCGAAGGGGGCGATGGGTGTACGGAAAATTACACGATATTCGTCATAAGTTCGATGCAGTACATAATCTTAGCGATAGTATTCTCAAAGGGACGACCCTACAGAAAACCTCTCTGGACGAACTGGGGGCTTTTGACTTCGTTTATTCTGATGACAATATTTTCAGTTTACATGACTCTGTTTCCATTCAAGTGGCTCGCCGATACTTTTGAACTCGAATTGCCGACTGACGTTGGATTCAGGTACGTCCTCGTGATTTATGGATTCGCCAACTTCGTCCTAGCAATGTTCGTCGAGTACTTCGTCGTCGAGTACATCGTGTTCGGTAAACTAAGATACCGATGGCACAACGTGgacaaatcgaaaaaacgtTATCTCGCCATCGAACGCGATATGGCGGCTGACTATAAGTGGCCACCCATATCGCAGGAGCCTCTACCGGAAGCCGCGCCGGATTTATTGATCAGACAGAACTTGACGGAAATCAAAATTGAGAATATCACGGAAACTTATCCGACGAACGATTTCATAAACTCCAACGTTCCCCCTCAAGCGAATCCCGCTTTCAAACGATTCGGTTCCGCGAGAGAAGTTACCTTGAATCCAAGGTCGCTGTTTAACGATCAGAGAACGACCGTTTCCATGCAAACTGTCCCTAATTTCGAGGACAGTAAAGAAGTTCAATACAAGCCGAATCCCGGTATGGAATCCCTCCATAAAAGGAGGCATAACTCCGAGTCGGAGAACGGTATTTATCCGTGTGAAAAATCATATCGAAACTATAACACAAACCCCATAGCGACGTTACCTAGGAATCCATTGCCGAGCCAACAAGTGGCGCCATCAGATGAATTCAAAACCGTTATGGTGCAcaagagtgaagaaaaaaatttccgaagtgcGACACAAAGTGTTTTGGAGTTGGACGTTTTGCCGTCCTGA
- the LOC105690187 gene encoding polyamine-transporting ATPase 13A3 isoform X5, with translation MEIYGYKRNPSWTAITWILIVCTAGLLRLVFHWVPHLMLLATHTKCSLEEAETVLLVERFQGKHTSYYVKKLITVAADEVSRISNDGDMLIGKESFPEDENLSEVEDDKGPLTLSIHLTGGQFKEVKSIVTFSCKKLTYVWDTDRSEFLKLRGLDEGVLTSDLHVMRGLNAQHQFMRRFVYGNNEIVIPVNSILKLFCLEVLNPFYVFQLFSFCLWIADDYYYYAMAILTMSGFGIAMAVIQTRKNQHNLRSTVHSSDVATVIRDRSLGKTESIPTEQLVPGDVLVIPSHGCIMPCDAVLLTGNCILNESMLTGESVPVTKTPVPASSEVLYDTKEHARHTLYCGTKVIQTRYFGTEKVIAVVIRTGFSTSKGELVRSIMYPPPVDFKFEHDSYKFVVLLACIASVGVIYTVISKALRGVAAGHIAVEALDLITIVVPPALPAAMTVGRLVAQSRLQKKQIYCTSPRAINVSGSIDCVCFDKTGTLTEDGLDMWGVVPIVNSTFQQPVKDISTLPLNETLVGMVTCHSITIINNELSGDPLDLKMFESTGWNLEEAAVSDESKFSMIFPTVVRPPKDSKLAHHLNDLTVSPGRQNSINSAMTDNMAETTSNFEETLGESKLDLAEQSMEIGIVREFPFSSSLQRMSVITRTLGANHFDFYCKGSPEMILSLSKPESIPSDFASVLQEYTSEGYRVIALAHKSLNRLSYAKVQRISRESVETDLNFLALVILENRLKPGTSPVIANLNEACIKTVMVTGDNMLTALSVARDCGIVKHHVTVIAVAAITQQNLLKPQIYFTQSTSQHSPTSPIGNDVSEMTDLNSIASLETVENGSTQGNHTANQVNYLSDDLHITSNKYVFSLTGKTWAMIKQYYPELIPKIATRGTIFARMSPDQKQQLVQELQALGYYVAMVGDGANDCGALKAAHTGISLSDTESSVASPFTSREMDISCLISVIREGRAALVTSFGIFKYMAAYSLTQFVSVMLLYQIESNLTDIEFLYIDLFVISVFAFFFGRTEAYDGPLHKTAPLTSLISTSPILSLFMQISIVAVFQYFSLWHLRQQDGFKAFNANALNGEDAEGGDGCTENYTIFVISSMQYIILAIVFSKGRPYRKPLWTNWGLLTSFILMTIFSVYMTLFPFKWLADTFELELPTDVGFRYVLVIYGFANFVLAMFVEYFVVEYIVFGKLRYRWHNVDKSKKRYLAIERDMAADYKWPPISQEPLPEAAPDLLIRQNLTEIKIENITETYPTNDFINSNVPPQANPAFKRFGSAREVTLNPRSLFNDQRTTVSMQTVPNFEDSKEVQYKPNPGMESLHKRRHNSESENGIYPCEKSYRNYNTNPIATLPRNPLPSQQVAPSDEFKTVMVHKSEEKNFRSATQSVLELDVLPS, from the exons ATGGAAATTTACGG ATACAAAAGAAATCCATCTTGGACCGCTATTACGTGGATATTGATCGTTTGCACAGCTGGATTATTGCGTTTGGTCTTCCACTGGGTTCCCCATCTGATGCTACTCGCTACGCACACAAAATGCTCGTTAGAAGAAGCGGAAACCGTACTTCTGGTGGAACGATTTCAAGGAAAACACACGAGTTACTACGTCAAGAAATTAATCACCGTCGCCGCGGACGAAGTCTC GAGGATTTCTAACGACGGAGATATGTTAATTGGCAAGGAGTCGTTCCCGGAAGACGAAAATCTCAGCGAAGTGGAAGATGACAAAGGGCCCCTCACTTTATCCATTCATCTTACCGGAGGTCAATTCAAAG aggTCAAATCGATAGTCACGTTTAGCTGCAAGAAACTCACCTACGTCTGGGACACCGACAGATCGGAGTTTCTGAAGTTGAGAGGCTTGGACGAAGGAGTTCTGACCTCAGATTTACATGTAATGCGAGGACTAAATGCACAGCATCAATTCATGCG GCGTTTCGTTTACGGTAACAACGAAATTGTCATCCCAGTTAACAGTATCCTGAAGCTATTTTGTTTGGAAGTTTTGAACCCCTTCTACGTCTTCCAATTGTTCAGCTTCTGTCTCTGGATAGcggatgattattattattacgcaaTGGCGATTCTCACGATGTCTGGTTTCGGTATCGCTATGGCCGTCATTCAAACCAGGAAG AACCAGCACAACTTAAGATCCACCGTTCATTCCTCCGACGTAGCGACGGTGATCCGCGATCGGTCTTTAGGAAAAACGGAGAGCATACCGACGGAGCAATTAGTTCCCGGTGACGTTCTCGTGATTCCTTCCCACGGTTGCATAATGCCATGCGACGCGGTCCTGTTGACGGGAAACTGTATCCTGAACGAATCGATGTTGACCGGTGAATCGGTACCGGTGACAAAAACACCGGTTCCCGCATCGAGCGAGGTTCTTTACGACACCAAAGAACACGCGAGACACACTCTGTATTGCGGAACCAAGGTAATTCAGACGAGGTACTTTGGTACGGAAAAAGTAATCGCCGTTGTGATCAGGACCGGATTCAGTACCAGCAAAGGTGAGCTGGTACGGTCCATAATGTATCCGCCGCCCGTCGACTTCAAGTTTGAACATGATTCCTACAAGTTCGTTGTGCTGTTAGCTTGCATCGCCAGCGTCGGTGTAATTTATACGGTAATTTCGAAAGCACTTCGCGGTGTTGCTGCGGGTCACATAGCGGTCGAAGCGCTCGACTTGATCACAATCGTCGTACCGCCGGCCCTTCCGGCCGCTATGACCGTCGGCAGACTCGTCGCCCAGAGTCGACTTCAGAAGAAACAAATTTACTGCACGAGTCCGAGAGCTATAAATGTCTCGGGTTCCATCGACTGCGTATGTTTTGACAAGACTGGAACGTTGACGGAGGATGGATTGGACATGTGGGGTGTTGTGCCCATAGTGAACAGTACATTTCAACAACCCGTCAAAGACATATCGACCCTTCCGTTGAACGAAACTCTCGTTGGTATGGTCACCTGTCATagtattacaataattaataacgaatTGTCCGGGGATCCCCTGGATCTCAAGATGTTCGAATCGACCGGATGGAACTTGGAGGAAGCGGCCGTCTCCGACGAATCAAAATTCTCGATGATTTTCCCGACCGTCGTCCGACCACCGAAGGATTCTAAGCTGGCGCATCATTTGAACGATCTCACCGTGTCTCCGGGGCGTCAGAATTCGATCAACTCGGCAATGACTGATAATATGGCGGAGACGACGAGCAATTTCGAAGAAACACTCGGCGAGTCGAAATTGGATCTCGCCGAACAGTCGATGGAAATCGGTATAGTCAGGGAGTTTCCATTTTCATCGAGCCTCCAACGAATGAGCGTGATCACCAGGACATTGGGTGCTAATCACTTCGATTTTTACTGCAAAGGAAGCCCCGAGATGATCCTGAGTTTGTCAAAGCCCGAGTCGA TTCCATCGGATTTCGCATCGGTCCTTCAAGAGTACACGTCCGAGGGTTATCGAGTGATAGCTCTGGCGCACAAATCTCTGAACAGGTTGTCGTACGCTAAAGTGCAACGGATAAGCAGAGAATCGGTGGAAacggatttgaattttctggCCCTCGTTATATTGGAGAATCGTTTGAAGCCGGGAACATCGCCAGTCATCGCAAACCTGAACGAAGCGTGCATAAAAACGGTCATGGTCACGGGTGACAACATGTTGACGGCGTTATCCGTTGCCAGAGATTGTGGAATAGTGAAACACCACGTCACCGTTATAGCTGTGGCGGCAATCACGCAGCAAAATCTTCTGAAAcctcaaatttatttcactcaaAGTACGAGCCAACACAGTCCGACGTCGCCGATAGGGAACGATGTGAGCGAAATGACCGATTTGAACAGTATAGCTAGTTTGGAAACCGTAGAGAATGGATCAACGCAGGGCAATCATACCGCGAATCAAGTCAACTACTTGTCCGATGA TTTACACATCACGTCGAACAAGTACGTTTTTTCGTTGACCGGAAAGACCTGGGCAATGATAAAACAATACTATCCGGAATTGATTCCGAAAATTGCCACCCGAGGAACAATTTTCGCCAGAATGTCACCCGATCAGAAACAGCAACTGGTACAAGAACTCCAGGCTCTTGGATATTATGTCG CGATGGTCGGTGACGGGGCAAACGATTGCGGTGCCCTGAAGGCAGCGCACACTGGAATTTCACTGTCGGATACGGAATCATCGGTGGCATCGCCGTTCACGAGTCGAGAAATGGATATATCTTGTCTTATTTCTGTGATCCGAGAGGGTAGAGCGGCTCTAGTTACTTCCTTTGGTATTTTTAAATACATGGCGGCCTATTCCCTGACGCAATTCGTTTCGGTTATGCTGCTTTATCAAATAGAATCAAACCTGACGGATATCGAATTTCTTTACATCGATCTCTTCGTGATATCAGTCTTCGCGTTTTTCTTCGGTAGAACGGAAGCGTACGACGGGCCGTTGCACAAAACCGCGCCGTTAACCAGCCTGATAAGCACATCTCCTATCTTGAGTTTGTTCATGCAAATTTCGATCGTCGCTGTCTTCCAATACTTCAGTCTATGGCATTTGAGACAACAGGATGGGTTCAAGGCATTTAACGCAAATGCATTGAACGGAGAGGACGCCGAAGGGGGCGATGGGTGTACGGAAAATTACACGATATTCGTCATAAGTTCGATGCAGTACATAATCTTAGCGATAGTATTCTCAAAGGGACGACCCTACAGAAAACCTCTCTGGACGAACTGGGGGCTTTTGACTTCGTTTATTCTGATGACAATATTTTCAGTTTACATGACTCTGTTTCCATTCAAGTGGCTCGCCGATACTTTTGAACTCGAATTGCCGACTGACGTTGGATTCAGGTACGTCCTCGTGATTTATGGATTCGCCAACTTCGTCCTAGCAATGTTCGTCGAGTACTTCGTCGTCGAGTACATCGTGTTCGGTAAACTAAGATACCGATGGCACAACGTGgacaaatcgaaaaaacgtTATCTCGCCATCGAACGCGATATGGCGGCTGACTATAAGTGGCCACCCATATCGCAGGAGCCTCTACCGGAAGCCGCGCCGGATTTATTGATCAGACAGAACTTGACGGAAATCAAAATTGAGAATATCACGGAAACTTATCCGACGAACGATTTCATAAACTCCAACGTTCCCCCTCAAGCGAATCCCGCTTTCAAACGATTCGGTTCCGCGAGAGAAGTTACCTTGAATCCAAGGTCGCTGTTTAACGATCAGAGAACGACCGTTTCCATGCAAACTGTCCCTAATTTCGAGGACAGTAAAGAAGTTCAATACAAGCCGAATCCCGGTATGGAATCCCTCCATAAAAGGAGGCATAACTCCGAGTCGGAGAACGGTATTTATCCGTGTGAAAAATCATATCGAAACTATAACACAAACCCCATAGCGACGTTACCTAGGAATCCATTGCCGAGCCAACAAGTGGCGCCATCAGATGAATTCAAAACCGTTATGGTGCAcaagagtgaagaaaaaaatttccgaagtgcGACACAAAGTGTTTTGGAGTTGGACGTTTTGCCGTCCTGA